One Danio aesculapii chromosome 22, fDanAes4.1, whole genome shotgun sequence genomic window carries:
- the LOC130216262 gene encoding uncharacterized protein LOC130216262, with product MEHLRVSLFLLLLFCSPCLSEGKTFFTHLGTLCAEDCKSDGGEYKCRSTDEDGKSQSMYCSPQENVDYWGRQCRADSMCAKYGEDYCWCRINIFSWGFCGLVKEDQTLGDAGEDQHNTSPHRNRRDRKVVEVINDSNIGRTITISEETARSGTFANSNKKLRREAEDLINQWNNVHLVNQARSKLITSDHLRIDMQGMVPQGNKRYHNLQVQINGVQRGKKLTSTTLSQVFVHNDGVPEQYIKRGFLHSLNNQVRVYVDVSNS from the coding sequence ATGGAGCATCTGCgagtctctctctttcttctccTGCTCTTCTGTTCACCGTGTCTGAGTGAAGGGAAAACTTTCTTTACTCATCTCGGCACTCTGTGCGCTGAAGACTGCAAGTCTGACGGCGGCGAATACAAGTGCAGGAGCACCGATGAAGACGGAAAGAGCCAAAGCATGTACTGTTCACCTCAGGAGAACGTGGACTACTGGGGCAGACAGTGCCGAGCCGACAGCATGTGTGCTAAATATGGAGAAGACTACTGCTGGTGCAGGATTAACATCTTCAGCTGGGGATTCTGTGGGCTGGTGAAGGAGGACCAGACCCTCGGAGATGCTGGAGAAGACCAACACAACACTTCTCCACATCGCAACAGGAGAGACCGAAAAGTGGTGGAGGTCATTAATGACTCAAATATCGGTAGAACAATAACCATTTCAGAGGAAACCGCCCGTTCTGGTACATTtgctaatagtaataaaaaattgaGAAGAGAGGCAGAAGACTTGATCAATCAATGGAATAATGTACACCTGGTGAACCAGGCACGTTCCAAACTGATCACATCAGACCATCTCCGAATTGACATGCAAGGTATGGTCCCCCAGGGTAATAAGAGATACCACAACCTGCAGGTCCAGATCAACGGAGTGCAACGGGGTAAAAAATTGACAAGCACTACTTTGTCACAGGTCTTTGTACATAACGATGGAGTCCCAGAGCAATACATCAAGCGAGGCTTTTTACACAGCTTGAACAACCAAGTTCGGGTTTACGTTGATGTTTCCAATTCTTAA